A window from Desulfuromonas acetoxidans DSM 684 encodes these proteins:
- a CDS encoding YebC/PmpR family DNA-binding transcriptional regulator: MAGHSKWANIKHRKGAQDAKRGKIFTKLIKEITVAAKIGGGDLEANPRLRTAVDKAKGGNMPKDTIERAIKKGTGDLDGVSYEEGTMEGYGPGGVAVMVEIMTDNRTRTVADVRHCFTKHNGSLGVDGSVAFLFDRKGLIAISNEADFDTIFEIALENGAEDVKDEGESYEVITEPNEFTAVRDALAEQGIEFESAEVTMIPQNTVELEGKKAEQMLKLMDMLEDNDDVQNVYTNADIDDDVIAELFG, from the coding sequence ATGGCAGGTCACAGTAAGTGGGCAAATATCAAACACCGCAAAGGGGCACAGGACGCCAAGCGCGGAAAAATCTTTACCAAACTGATCAAGGAAATCACCGTTGCCGCGAAAATCGGCGGAGGCGATCTGGAAGCCAATCCGCGTCTGCGCACCGCTGTTGACAAGGCAAAAGGCGGCAACATGCCGAAAGACACCATTGAGCGCGCCATCAAAAAAGGCACCGGCGATCTCGACGGCGTCAGCTACGAAGAGGGAACCATGGAGGGTTATGGTCCGGGAGGTGTCGCTGTTATGGTCGAAATCATGACCGACAACCGAACCCGTACCGTTGCTGATGTTCGCCACTGCTTCACCAAGCACAACGGCAGCCTTGGAGTCGATGGCTCCGTTGCGTTTCTGTTTGACCGCAAAGGCCTGATCGCCATCAGCAATGAAGCCGATTTTGACACCATCTTTGAGATTGCCCTGGAAAATGGTGCCGAAGACGTCAAGGACGAGGGCGAAAGCTATGAAGTGATCACCGAGCCCAACGAGTTCACTGCGGTACGTGACGCACTGGCCGAGCAAGGTATTGAGTTTGAAAGTGCCGAAGTCACCATGATCCCGCAGAACACCGTTGAACTGGAAGGCAAAAAAGCCGAGCAAATGCTCAAGCTGATGGACATGCTGGAAGATAATGACGACGTCCAAAACGTCTACACCAATGCCGACATTGACGATGATGTCATCGCGGAACTGTTTGGCTAG
- the ruvC gene encoding crossover junction endodeoxyribonuclease RuvC, translating into MRILGIDPGTRITGYGIIDQQGNRLRHVDNGAIYTQSSDALPKRLKKIHDGLCEIILQYRPDAVAIEQVFVAKNALSALKLGQARGAAIVAGVNADLPVSEYSALQVKSAVVGYGKAAKSQVQQMVKALMNLPEVAQEDASDALAVAICHAHSAHVNGQVRQALKPTSTTRRRSR; encoded by the coding sequence ATGCGCATTCTCGGCATTGATCCGGGCACCCGGATTACCGGTTACGGCATTATCGACCAACAGGGCAACCGCTTACGTCACGTCGACAACGGGGCAATCTACACCCAAAGCAGTGACGCGCTGCCCAAGCGGCTGAAAAAAATCCACGATGGCTTGTGCGAGATCATCCTGCAATATCGCCCGGATGCCGTGGCCATCGAACAGGTCTTTGTTGCCAAAAACGCACTGTCGGCACTGAAACTCGGCCAGGCGCGGGGCGCAGCGATTGTTGCCGGTGTCAATGCCGACCTGCCGGTCTCTGAGTACAGCGCCCTGCAGGTGAAAAGTGCCGTGGTTGGCTATGGCAAGGCAGCCAAGAGCCAGGTCCAGCAGATGGTCAAGGCACTGATGAACCTGCCGGAGGTTGCTCAGGAAGACGCGTCGGACGCTCTGGCTGTGGCCATTTGTCATGCCCACAGCGCCCATGTCAATGGTCAGGTTCGCCAGGCTTTAAAACCCACTTCAACCACCAGAAGAAGGTCACGATGA
- the ruvA gene encoding Holliday junction branch migration protein RuvA: MIARLCGTIVSKTIDQVIVDVNGVGYQVSVPLSSFYQLEENQTATLQIYTHVREDALQLFGFQSLDEKQMFILLLSISGIGPKVALNILSHMDCHALRDCLLQEDAKRLATLPGIGKKTADRLILELREKVRKLYPEQPQTTQAAPEGVLHNNHHDDALSALINLGYKEKQASAALSRLTREFSSMEEMLKAALQQLSQ; the protein is encoded by the coding sequence ATGATTGCTCGACTGTGCGGAACCATTGTCAGCAAAACCATTGATCAGGTGATCGTTGACGTCAACGGCGTCGGCTATCAGGTCAGTGTACCACTTTCGAGTTTTTATCAGCTCGAAGAGAATCAGACGGCCACTCTGCAGATCTACACCCACGTGCGCGAAGACGCCCTGCAGTTATTTGGCTTTCAGAGTCTGGACGAAAAACAGATGTTTATCTTACTGTTGTCCATTTCCGGCATTGGCCCTAAAGTGGCCTTAAACATCCTGTCGCACATGGACTGCCATGCCTTGCGCGACTGCCTGCTGCAGGAAGACGCCAAGCGCCTGGCCACACTACCGGGCATCGGCAAAAAAACCGCCGATCGATTGATTCTTGAACTGCGTGAAAAAGTCCGCAAACTTTATCCGGAGCAGCCCCAGACCACTCAAGCGGCTCCCGAAGGAGTCCTTCATAACAATCATCACGATGATGCTCTTTCAGCGCTGATCAATCTGGGGTATAAAGAAAAACAGGCCAGCGCCGCCCTGTCGCGCTTGACCCGCGAATTCAGCAGCATGGAAGAGATGCTTAAAGCAGCTCTGCAACAGCTCAGCCAGTAG
- the ruvB gene encoding Holliday junction branch migration DNA helicase RuvB, translating into MTDRLISAELSDEDNIDNPLRPRTLNEYIGQEKAKENLEVFIQAALNRSEALDHVLFYGPPGLGKTTLANIIASEMGVSIKSTSGPVIEKAGDLAAILTNLEEGDVLFIDEIHRLSPVVEEILYPAMEDYQIDIMIGQGPSARTIKLDIPRFTLVGATTRAGLLSSPLRDRFGVICRLQFYTHAQLAVIVKRSASILGVPIDEKGALEIARRSRGTPRIANRLLRRVRDFAQVQNDGSINCDIADTALTRLEVDKIGFDHMDCLMLQTIMDKFSGGPVGLDTLAAAIGEEKDTIEEVIEPFLLQQGYINRTPRGRMVTELAYRHFHRRPQGKQADMFQPKG; encoded by the coding sequence ATGACGGACCGCTTGATCAGTGCCGAACTCAGCGATGAAGACAACATCGACAACCCGTTGCGGCCACGGACCCTGAACGAATACATCGGCCAGGAAAAAGCCAAAGAGAACCTTGAAGTGTTCATCCAGGCGGCGCTCAATCGCAGTGAAGCCCTGGACCATGTCCTGTTTTACGGACCGCCCGGGTTGGGTAAGACCACCCTGGCCAACATCATTGCCAGCGAAATGGGTGTCAGCATCAAAAGCACTTCCGGTCCGGTCATTGAAAAAGCCGGTGACCTGGCCGCGATCCTCACCAACCTTGAGGAGGGCGACGTGCTGTTTATTGATGAGATCCACCGATTATCCCCTGTGGTCGAAGAGATTCTCTACCCGGCGATGGAAGACTATCAGATCGATATCATGATCGGTCAAGGACCGTCGGCACGGACCATCAAACTGGACATTCCCCGCTTTACTCTGGTGGGCGCCACCACCCGCGCCGGCTTACTCTCTTCCCCGCTACGCGACCGTTTTGGCGTTATCTGCCGGTTGCAATTTTACACCCACGCCCAACTGGCCGTCATCGTCAAACGCAGCGCCTCTATTCTCGGCGTGCCCATTGACGAAAAAGGTGCTCTGGAAATCGCCCGTCGCAGCCGAGGGACACCGCGTATTGCCAATCGCCTACTGCGCCGCGTCCGCGATTTTGCCCAGGTTCAGAACGACGGTAGCATCAACTGTGACATTGCTGACACAGCTCTGACTCGTCTTGAGGTCGACAAAATAGGCTTCGACCACATGGACTGTCTGATGTTGCAGACCATCATGGATAAATTTTCCGGCGGTCCGGTTGGCCTAGACACACTGGCTGCAGCAATCGGCGAGGAAAAAGATACCATTGAAGAGGTCATTGAACCGTTCCTGCTCCAGCAGGGGTATATCAACCGCACCCCGCGCGGGCGCATGGTTACCGAACTGGCCTACCGCCATTTTCACCGTCGGCCGCAAGGCAAACAAGCCGACATGTTCCAACCTAAAGGCTAA